The Stenotrophomonas maltophilia sequence GGGCAGGGACAGCACCGACTGCACCATGTGCAGGTCGTGCACCCGTGCCGGGTCCAGATCGGCCAGGGCCTGCGCCAGGAAGTCGGCCTGCTTCTGGTTGTTGCCCTCCAGGCAGACCTTGTCGCCGGGCTCCAGCAGCGCGTGCAGCAGTTCGCCCACATCGGTGGCGGCCACTTCGCGGCCCTGGGCCCAGGGCGCCGCCCGTTCCAGGCGGGCCTGGCGGCTGCGTTCCAACGTATCCCAGCTCGGGTTCATCGACCGGCTTCCGATTGGCGTTGAGATAATTACGGCATAATTACATCGGGACGTGCAACCCGCAGTGCAGCAAATTCCCCGGTATCACGTATTCAGTAGATCCACGCCATGCGTGGACAGGTGCATGGCATGCCGACCAACAGTCGGCGCCCACCCAAAAGAAGGGCCCGCGCGGAGGCGGGCCCTTTCCTGCGGAAAGGGATCCGACCCCGGGCACGTGCTTGGCTCAGAATTTCCAGCGCAGGCTGGCCGACACGAAGCGCGGTTCGCCGTAGTTGTTGTAGTCCAGGTTCGCCCAGTAGCTCTTGTCCAGTGCATTGCGCACGCTCAGCGTTGCCGTCCAGTTGTCGCTGATGCGGTAGTTGGCGTTGAACTGCACCAGCGAGTACGCCGGCTGGTTCACCGTCACCGTGCCGCCGAGCGGGTAGGCGATGTTGTAACCCTGCACCTTGCTCTGCCACTGCACCCCGCCACCGATGCTCAGGCGTTCCAGCGCACCGCGCAGCTGCAGCTGGGTGTTGAGCTGCAGCAGGTCCTTGGGCGGATTGGCGTACAGCAGGTCGGTGGCGGCGCGGGTGACCTTGACGTGGGTGTAGCCGGCGTTGATCGTCCAGCCCGGCAGGATCTCGCCGTTGACGTCCACTTCCCAGCCGCGCGCCTTGGTGCCGTTGATGCCGATGTAGGCCGAGCTGCCGTCGCTCAGCGTGCCTTCCGGCACGCTCATGTCGCGCACCGCGTAGTTGTCCTGCTTGGCCTCGAACACCGCCGCATTGGCGGTCAGGCGGCCATCGAACCACTGCGTCTTGATGCCCGCTTCCAGGTTCGAGCCCTGCACCGGTGCCAGCAGGTTCTCGTTGCGGTCCTTGTAGTTCTGCGGATTGAAGATCTCGGTGTAGCTGGCGTAGGCCGACACGTTCGGGGTGATCTCGTAGACCAGGCCCACGTACGGGGTGACCTCATCGCTCACCTTGTACGCACCGCTGGTGCCGGTATAGGCGCCGGCAGCGTTGTACGAGCGGCTGAGTGTTTCCCAGCGGCTCAGGCGTGCACCGGCAATCAGCGACAGCGGCTCGGCCAGGCGCAGGCGGGTGGCCAGGTAGACGCCGCTCTGCGTGGTCTTGGCCACGCGGCGCGCGCCGGTGCGGGTGTAGGTCACCTCGGAAATATCGCCGTTCCAGTTGAACACGTTGGGGATGTAGTAACAGCGTTCACGCCCGCAGGTGGCCCAGTCGCCCGGGAAGTTCAGTGCCACGGTATTGGTGGTGCCTTCCAGGTCCGACCACTGGGCACCGACGGTCAGGTCATGGTCGCGGCCAAACAGCGGGAACGTGCCGGTCAGATAGGCGTCGACGTTGCGGCGGGTGTCCTTGGAATCACCGGCGGCCGCGCGCAGGTAGATGCCCGCGCCGGTCACCGGGTCCGGGTTGCCGGTGCCGTACAGGCGCACGTTCTGCACGTTGCCGCGGGTGTAGGCGGTGTTGATCTTCAACAGCCAGTTGTCGCCGAAACGCTGCTCCAGGTTGGCGAACGCGGTGCTGCTCTCGCGCTTCCAGTAGCTCCACTTCGGCGACAGGTTGGTCGAGCGCGCCAGATGCGCGAAGTTGCCCTGGTTGTCGAAGAACGCCACGGTGCCCCAGGTGGAACCGGTCGGGTTGTTGTCCTGGGTCTGGTAGCCGACGGTGACCGTGGTGCTGTCGGTGACATCGCCTTCCAGCACCGCCATGCCGGCCATCTTGTTCTCGTCGTAGCGGTCGTAGTACAGGCCACGATCGGTGTAGGCGGCGACCACGCGGCTGCGGAAGCGGCCGTCATCGGTGAGCGGGGCGGTCACATCGGCCTCCATGCGGCGATAGTCCCAGCTGCCCGCGCTGACCGTGAACGAGGCATCGAACTCCTTGCCGGGGCGCTTGCGCAGCAGGTTGACCGTGGCCGACGGCACGCCGGCGCCGCTGAGCAGGCCGTTGGCACCGCGGATCACTTCGATGCGGTCGTAGAAGGCGGTGTCGTATTCCTGGTTGGTCGAACCGCTGTAGGTCGGGATGCCGTCGACCTGGAAGTCAGTGATGGCGAAGCCGCGTGCGTAGTAGAGCGGGCGCTGGGTGTCGTAGAAGGACACGCTGACGCCGGTCACGGTGCGCATCACGTCGTTGATGCTGAACAGCGATTCGTCCTGCAGGCGCTTCAGGCTGATCGCGGTGGCGGACTGCGGGGTTTCCTGCAGCGTGATCGGCAGGCGCGTGGTGCTCGACGGTGGTGCGGACTGTTCGGCGCGGACGCTGACCCGGTCCAGGGTCTTGGCATCGGCGGCGCCATCGGCCGCAGCGAACGCACCGGGTGCGGCCAGCAGGGACAAGGACGAAAGCAGGGCAGCCGGCAGCAGCGCGCGGCGGGGCAGGCGGTTGGTCAGGGTCGGGGACATGGTGGGCTCGAAGCTCGGAAGCGGGGAAGGGCGGCAACAGTCGTCCAGCACCCGGGGCGGCGGCTTCGGGCACAGCAGGTCCATCTGGGAGGGGCGCGGTCACTGCGCAGGACGCAAATGTAAATAATTCTTAACAACATTACAATTCGCGTCATTGTGGAGGGGCTTCTGGGCGCATGGCAGTGGCTGGCCCGGGGTCGGATCCCGTTGCCGCAGGCAATGGGCTGTGGCTCCATCATCGGCGCCCAAGCGCAGGTCAGAGCCCTCCCGTGCGGGAGGGACCCGACCCGTAGTTGCCCAAACGCGAACGGCCACCCGTAGGTGGCCGTCCGTCTGCGTCGAATGGAAACTGCGGGCTTACAGTGCCTGCAGTTCCTCGTTGGCGTTGCGCTTTTCCTTGGCCGGGGCCGGAGCCGGAGCTGCGGCCGGTGCAGGCGCTGCCGCGTTGGCATCCACCGGCACTTCCAGATAGGGAAGGTGCAGGGTCTGGCTGGTCAGCGTGCGGATCTCGTTGGTCAGCGCGGCGCTGTCGTTGAGCTTGCGCCCGTATGACGGGACGATTTCGCGCAGGCGCGCTTCCCAACCGGCCTTCATCTGGTCCGGGAAGGCCTTGGCCATCAGGTCCAGCATGATCGGCGGCGAGGTCGACGCACCCGGCGAGGCGCCGAGCAGGGCCGCGAGGGTGTGGTCCTTGTCGGTCACGATCTCGGTACCGAACTGCAGCACCGGGCCCTTCAACGGGTCACGCTTGATGATCTGCACGCGCTGGCCGGCGGTGACCAGCTTCCAGTCGCCCGGCTTGGCGTTGGGGAAGTACTTGACCAGTTCGGCCTGGCGGTCGGCATCGTTCAGGCGCGCCTGGCCCATCAGGTACTGCACCAGGTCCAGGTTGTCCTTGCCCACTTCCAGCATCGGGCCGACGTTGTTGTGGGTGACCGACGAGTACAGGTCCCACCACGAGCCGTGCTTGAGGAACTTGGTGCTGTACAGCGCGAACGGCCCGAACAGCACCACCGGCTTGCCATCCAGCTTGCGCGCATCCAGGTGCGGCACCGACATCGGCGGTGAGCCGGTCTCTGCCATGCCGTAGGCCTTCACGCCGTGGCGCGAGGTCACGTCCTGGCCCTGGAAGGCGAGGAACTGGCCACCGACCGGGAAGCCGGCGTAGTCCTTCGATTCCGGAATGCCGGACATCTGCAGCAGCTTCAGCGCGGCGCCACCGGCACCGATGAACACAAAGCGGGCGTGGGTGGTGGACTCGGTGCCGGCCTTGAGGTCCTTCACCGTCACGTTCCAGCTCTTGTCGGCGTTCTGCCGCAGCGCGCTCACTTCGTGGTTCAGGTGCAGGCTGAAGTTCGGGCTGCGCTGCAGGCCGGTGGTCAGCTGGCGGGTGATCACGCCGAAGTTGACGTCGGTACCGAGCGGCATCCAGGTCGCGGCCACCTTCTGCTTCGGGTCACGGCCTTCCATCAGCAGCGGGGCCCACTGCTTGATCTGCGCCGGATCTTCCGAGTACTGCATGCCGTAGAACAGCGGGTTCTTCACCAGGGCCTGCTGGCGCTTGTGCAGGTAGGCGATGTTGTCATCGCCCCAGACGAAGCTCATGTGCGGCGTCGGGTTGATGAAGTCGCTGGGCTGGCTCAGCCGGCCTTCCTTCACCTGGTGCGACCAGAACTGGCGCGAGACCTCGAACGATTCGGCGATGCCGACCGCACGCTTGGTCTCGATGCTGCCGTCGGGCAGTTCCGGGGTGTAGTTCAGTTCGGCGAACGCCGAGTGGCCGGTGCCGGCGTTGTTCCAGCCATCGGAGCTTTCACCGGCGACGCCGTCGAGGCGTTCGTAGACCTGGATGTTCCAGTCCGGCTGCAGTTCCTGCAGGTAGGTGGCCAGGGTGATGCTCATGATGCCGGCGCCGACCAGCACCACATCGACGGGCTTGTCGTTGCTGGCGGCGGGCACCGAACGCTGGGTCAGCGGCCAGTACAGGAACAGCGCGGCGGCCAGCAACAGCAGCACGAGCAGGGCGAGCAGGGCCTTGCCAAATTTCTTCATGGGGGCGGGATCGTTGGCGGAGGGGAAGGGGTCAGGATGCGCGTGGGGCAGGGAAAGGGCGTGAAGAAACAACGCCTTGCGCCATCCAACCGCGATTCTAACCGGATCCGGTCCGTTTTTGATGCAACGCAGCATCCGACGTTTCGCGGCCCCGTCACCTGGGGGGGGGGGCGGGCTCGACCTGGTGACCTCAGCCCCAGTAACGCCGGGCCACGCCTGACGACCGCAGCCCCAGTAGCGCCAGGCCATGCCTGGCGACGTCGTCAATCAGACCAGCTCAAGAATCTCGTCGCCGGCCTCGTCGACCTCCCCGGTCGGGCGCCAGCCCAGGCGGCGGTAGAACCCATGCGAGCGCGAGCGTGGGTCGGCCGAGCAGGCCAGGAACAGCCGCGGGTGGCCGGCGTCGCGAGTCAGGCTGACGACCTCCTGCAGCAGCTGGCGGCCGATACCGCGGCCTTCATATTCAGGCAGCAGGGCCAGCACCAGCACCTCGCCGCTGTCGCGGTCGGCGAAGCAGTAGCCGGCCATGCGCTCGCCGTCCCAAGCGATGCGGCCGATGAAATCGCCACCGGAGATGCCTTCGGCCCAGCTGTCCCCGGTGATGCCCAGCGCTGCCAACTGCGCGGCGCTGAAGGCGTTCTCGCGGGTGCGCCCGCGCAGGTCGATGCAGGCGGCGGCATCTTCAGGGCGGGCATCGCGCACGGCTATGGGCATGTCGGACATCCTTGTAGTGGTCGGCCCGTCAGTATCCGCATCACGCATGGACCCGGTGTGGAGGTTGCGTGGAGATCCGATGGAGCAAAAAGGGGACGGAGGGAATTAAGTCATCTTTGCCCTGTATGACGCTAGAGCCTTAAACGACTTAATCCCCTCCGTCCCCTTTTCCTGCGTGCGACTCAGCGCTTGCGCCGGATCAGCGCGGAGGAGGCATCCAGCACCGCGCGGGTCAGTAGCGCCATGGTCTGCACGTCGCCCTTCCAGTGCTGCCAGTACAGCGGCACGTCTTCCCACGCGCGCTGCCGCACGTAGACCAGTCGCCCGGCATCCAGGTGGCGCTTCACCAGCGGCAGCGGGTTCATCGTCCAGCCCAGCCCGCCCAGGTTGGCCTGCACGAAGGCCCGGGTGGACGGGATCCACCAGGTCGGTGCGGTGCTGGGCAGGTCGTCGCCGGCCATGCGCCGGGCGAAGCGCGACTGCATCTCATCCTTGCGGTTGAACACCAGCACCGGCGCCTGTGCCAGCGCCTGCGCGGTCACGCCCTTGGCAAAATGGCGCTCGCGAAACTCGGGCGTACAGGTCGCCGCGTAGCGGATGCTGCCCAGCGCGTGGATCTGGCAACCCTGCACGGGCTCGTCCAGCGTGGTCACCGCCCCCAGCACTGTGCCCTGGCGCAGCAGCTCCACCGTGTGGTCCTGGTCCTCCACGCGCAGGTCCAGCGTGGTGCCGGTGGTCTGCGCGAACTGGTAGGCCGCCTGCGGGAACCAGGTTTCCAGGCTGTCGTGGTTCACCGCCACCGGAATACTGGCCTGTGGCAGATCCTCGTCGGCCAGGCCCATCCGGTGCAGCGCATCGTGTTCGAGCAGGGCAGTCTGCTCGGCCAGCTGTACCAGCAGCTGCCCTTCTGCGGTGGCGGTGGCCGGAGTGCCACGCTTGACCAGCAGCCGGCCGATCCGATCCTCCAGTGCCTTGACCCGCTGCGAGATGGCGGACGGGGTGACATTCAGCGACTGCGCGGCGCGGTCGAAGCTGCCTTCGCGGATCACTGCGGCCAGGGCGCGCAGCTGGGCATGGTCGATACGCATCGGATTAAGTTCCGCTAATGTTGGTTTAGGAAGTTTAGCTCGTCTTTTCCATGTTGCGGCGCGACAATGGCGCCCGTTCCGGTGCTGTCCGCCTTCGCGAGGCACCGTCCCCCCAAGCAAGTAAAGGCAGTGAATCCCATGTTCTCGGTCATCTCCGCCAGCACCGGCCTCGGTGCCTGGTTCTCTGGTGCAGCCACCGGCATCGGCCTGTTCGCCGTGGTCGGCGCGCAGAGTGCCTTCATCCTGCGCCAGGGCATCCTGCGCAAGCACATCGTGCCGGTGGTCGCCACCTGTGCGGCCATCGATGCCATCTTCATCTTCGCCAGCGTGGCCGGCCTGCGCACGCTCACCTCGGCGCTGCCGTGGCTGACCACCGCCGTGCTGTGGACCGGTGTCGCGTTCCTGGCCTGGTATGCGATGAAGTCGGCACGCCGTGCGATCGCCGGTGGCGGTGGCATGGGCGAGGCCGACAGCGATGACGGCAGCCGCCGTGCGGTGCTGATGGCCGCGGTCGGCTTCTCGCTGATCAACCCGCACTTCTGGCTGGACATGATGGTGATCGGCTCGATCGCCGAGAACTTCGGCAACGCCCGCATGGCCTTCGCTGCCGGCGTGGTGACCGCCAGCTGCCTGTGGCTGACCGCGCAGGGCCTCGGCGCACGCCTGCTGGCGCCGCTGTTCACCAAGCCCAGCACCTGGCGCGTGCTCGACGGCACCATCGCGGTGATCCTCAGCATCCTGGCCCTCACGTTGGCGGTGCGCGGGGTCCACTGACCCGGCGCACGCCCCCCGAACCCACGTCCTGACTCTCTCTCCAAGGTAGTGGTAACGACGGCACCGGCAACGGTGCCGTCGTTTTTTATGCGCCACTGGCGGCCCGGGCGCCTGCCTGCCTAGAATCGGCCGGCCGGGACAAGGGGTCCAGGCAGGGGAGATATGGATGCACAAGCGCTGGCTGGCCGCCCTCATCGTGGCGGGACTTTGGTGTGGAACCGCTGCTGCGATCGATCTGGGCGCCTATGTGCGAGCGGACAAGTTCGGCGATGTCATGCTGTCTCCCGGGGGCGACTATCTGGCCGCGACCGTGCCTGCGGACGGGTTCACCGCTGTGATCATCCTGCGTACGGACGACAACACGCCGGTGGGCAACCTGCGGCCACCACTCAATTCGCATGTCTTCAACATGCGCTGGGTCAACAACGATCAGGTGATGTTCGGTCTGGCGCAGAAGTTCGGCACCCGCGATGCGCCGTGGGCCACCGGCGAGCTGCTGACACTGGATGCGCGCACCGGGCGACCGGAGCTACTGGTGGGCTACCGCGATCTTGGCCTGCGCGTGCGGCCCAAGTACCGGACGTCGGCTGCGGCGTTCCTCAGTGACGCCTTGCCCGGCGATGATGCCCACGTGGTCATCGCGGTAGGCGGATCGCGGCTGGATGCCAACGGCTATGCGGCCCAGCTGGAACTGGCAAGCGGCAAGCAGCGGCTGCTGGCCCGCGCGCCGATGCCGGGTGCCTCCTATGTGGTGGATGCCCGAGGCGAGGTACGTTTCGTCCAGGGCGCCGGTACCGATAATGTCCATCGGCTCTACCACCGCAACGGTGGTGACTGGGTGTTGGTCAATGACGAGAAACGCAGTGGCCGCAGCGAGACGGCGCTGGGCTTTTCCGCCGACGGCCAATTGGCCTATCTGCTCAGCGAGCAGGCCAGCGGCCCCGATGCCATCGTCAGCTGGAACCCGGCCACGCAGGAGCGCAAGGTCGTGCTGCGCGACGAGGTCGTCGATCCGGCGCGACTGATCCGCCGCCCGGGCAGCACCGTGCCGGTCGGTGCGCTGTTCCAGGGAAACACACCGCATACCCGGTTCTTCGACGAAAGCTCCGAGGAGGCGCGGTTGTACCGCAGCCTGGAAGCGGCATT is a genomic window containing:
- a CDS encoding LysE/ArgO family amino acid transporter codes for the protein MFSVISASTGLGAWFSGAATGIGLFAVVGAQSAFILRQGILRKHIVPVVATCAAIDAIFIFASVAGLRTLTSALPWLTTAVLWTGVAFLAWYAMKSARRAIAGGGGMGEADSDDGSRRAVLMAAVGFSLINPHFWLDMMVIGSIAENFGNARMAFAAGVVTASCLWLTAQGLGARLLAPLFTKPSTWRVLDGTIAVILSILALTLAVRGVH
- a CDS encoding TonB-dependent siderophore receptor, which codes for MSPTLTNRLPRRALLPAALLSSLSLLAAPGAFAAADGAADAKTLDRVSVRAEQSAPPSSTTRLPITLQETPQSATAISLKRLQDESLFSINDVMRTVTGVSVSFYDTQRPLYYARGFAITDFQVDGIPTYSGSTNQEYDTAFYDRIEVIRGANGLLSGAGVPSATVNLLRKRPGKEFDASFTVSAGSWDYRRMEADVTAPLTDDGRFRSRVVAAYTDRGLYYDRYDENKMAGMAVLEGDVTDSTTVTVGYQTQDNNPTGSTWGTVAFFDNQGNFAHLARSTNLSPKWSYWKRESSTAFANLEQRFGDNWLLKINTAYTRGNVQNVRLYGTGNPDPVTGAGIYLRAAAGDSKDTRRNVDAYLTGTFPLFGRDHDLTVGAQWSDLEGTTNTVALNFPGDWATCGRERCYYIPNVFNWNGDISEVTYTRTGARRVAKTTQSGVYLATRLRLAEPLSLIAGARLSRWETLSRSYNAAGAYTGTSGAYKVSDEVTPYVGLVYEITPNVSAYASYTEIFNPQNYKDRNENLLAPVQGSNLEAGIKTQWFDGRLTANAAVFEAKQDNYAVRDMSVPEGTLSDGSSAYIGINGTKARGWEVDVNGEILPGWTINAGYTHVKVTRAATDLLYANPPKDLLQLNTQLQLRGALERLSIGGGVQWQSKVQGYNIAYPLGGTVTVNQPAYSLVQFNANYRISDNWTATLSVRNALDKSYWANLDYNNYGEPRFVSASLRWKF
- the mqo gene encoding malate dehydrogenase (quinone) — its product is MKKFGKALLALLVLLLLAAALFLYWPLTQRSVPAASNDKPVDVVLVGAGIMSITLATYLQELQPDWNIQVYERLDGVAGESSDGWNNAGTGHSAFAELNYTPELPDGSIETKRAVGIAESFEVSRQFWSHQVKEGRLSQPSDFINPTPHMSFVWGDDNIAYLHKRQQALVKNPLFYGMQYSEDPAQIKQWAPLLMEGRDPKQKVAATWMPLGTDVNFGVITRQLTTGLQRSPNFSLHLNHEVSALRQNADKSWNVTVKDLKAGTESTTHARFVFIGAGGAALKLLQMSGIPESKDYAGFPVGGQFLAFQGQDVTSRHGVKAYGMAETGSPPMSVPHLDARKLDGKPVVLFGPFALYSTKFLKHGSWWDLYSSVTHNNVGPMLEVGKDNLDLVQYLMGQARLNDADRQAELVKYFPNAKPGDWKLVTAGQRVQIIKRDPLKGPVLQFGTEIVTDKDHTLAALLGASPGASTSPPIMLDLMAKAFPDQMKAGWEARLREIVPSYGRKLNDSAALTNEIRTLTSQTLHLPYLEVPVDANAAAPAPAAAPAPAPAKEKRNANEELQAL
- a CDS encoding GNAT family N-acetyltransferase, whose protein sequence is MPIAVRDARPEDAAACIDLRGRTRENAFSAAQLAALGITGDSWAEGISGGDFIGRIAWDGERMAGYCFADRDSGEVLVLALLPEYEGRGIGRQLLQEVVSLTRDAGHPRLFLACSADPRSRSHGFYRRLGWRPTGEVDEAGDEILELV
- a CDS encoding LysR family transcriptional regulator ArgP, with translation MRIDHAQLRALAAVIREGSFDRAAQSLNVTPSAISQRVKALEDRIGRLLVKRGTPATATAEGQLLVQLAEQTALLEHDALHRMGLADEDLPQASIPVAVNHDSLETWFPQAAYQFAQTTGTTLDLRVEDQDHTVELLRQGTVLGAVTTLDEPVQGCQIHALGSIRYAATCTPEFRERHFAKGVTAQALAQAPVLVFNRKDEMQSRFARRMAGDDLPSTAPTWWIPSTRAFVQANLGGLGWTMNPLPLVKRHLDAGRLVYVRQRAWEDVPLYWQHWKGDVQTMALLTRAVLDASSALIRRKR